A window from Engraulis encrasicolus isolate BLACKSEA-1 chromosome 13, IST_EnEncr_1.0, whole genome shotgun sequence encodes these proteins:
- the LOC134461507 gene encoding zinc finger and SCAN domain-containing protein 29-like has product MANKKVHFWTEEETRCLIHTLKDNQILKYMDGRTTRNGELFKKVAGELAKAKFCLSAEQVRIRWKALKTTYYKAKRNNNVSGHAPQFSPFYEELDELLGKRPLSNVEGSGVDIGFESLGSQERSIDPDTEEDVDVGLEVEVEEDEEDEEDVGTVDQDRDNPSSLGQATVAGKRGRKSAWEQQQIFLQEQERRQMDVLRQLARESAERQERLVGGILDSNARMMAMLLESLQTLQQPAPAPAPLPHFYPGYYPPERS; this is encoded by the exons ATGGCGAACAAAAAAGTCCACTTTTGGACAGAGGAGGAGACCCGTTGTCTAATTCACACATTGAAAGACAACCAGATTTTAAAATACATGGATGGGCGAACGACAAGAAATGGCGAATTATTTAAAAAGGTTGCCGGCGAGTTGGCCAAGGCCAAGTTTTGTCTATCAGCTGAGCAAGTCAGAATCCGGTGGAAGGCATTGAAGACCACTTACTACAAAGCGAAACGTAACAATAATGTAAGCGGACACGCCCCCCAATTTTCCCCTTTTTATGAAGAGCTGGACGAACTTCTAGGAAAGAGGCCACTGTCAAACGTGGAGGGATCCGGGGTGGATATCGGCTTTGAATCGCTGGGCAGCCAAGAAcgat CAATCGACCCAGACACAGAAGAGGATGTGGACGTAGGCCTAGAAGTGGAGgttgaggaagatgaagaggatgaagaagatgtGGGCACTGTGGACCAGGACCGAGACAATCCCTCAAGTCTGGGCCAAGCAACAG TGGCAGGGAAGCGAGGGAGGAAATCTGCGTGGGAGCAGCAGCAAATCTTCCTCCAGGAGCAGGAGCGCAGACAAATGGACGTTCTTCGTCAACTGGCGAGGGAGTCTGCTGAGCGCCAGGAGCGGTTGGTGGGAGGCATCCTGGACAGCAATGCCAGGATGATGGCCATGCTACTGGAGAGTCTCCAGACCCTCCAACAACCTGCACCGGCACCAGCACCTTTGCCCCACTTCTACCCTGGCTACTACCCCCCTGAGAGATCATAA
- the LOC134461506 gene encoding uncharacterized protein LOC134461506 produces the protein MDRDRIVRVMHGLVVTYMVYNRSTMLALLLVLEEMGRVERSLSNISPSPLRYLGQPMPQVNRSCWMRVRSKDWWERVVLLEFDDEEWRQNFRMCRRAFMDLCEMVPYMEPADNPVRPPIPLVMRVAIVIYKLGSCCEYRVVANQFGVHKATVIKFMTLFCKGMVESGVMNKFIKVPSVEEARRTAREFKAKYHLPQVIGCIDGTHIPIHPPTDGYRDFVNRKGWPSYVLQAVVDNRHCFWNINCKMPGSAHDANVLKQSTLFKKSHQLPKVGSIKATSSLHDDRS, from the exons ATGGATCGCGACAGGATCGTTCGCGTAATGCACGGTTTGGTTGTTACATATATGGTATACAACAGAAGTACAATGCTAGCCCTGCTTTTGGTGTTAGAAGAGATGGGTCGGGTGGAGCGCAGTTTGTCCAATATATCACCAAGCCCGTTGCGGTACTTGGGGCAACCGATGCCCCAAGTTAACCGCAGCTGCTGGATGCGAGTGAGGAGCAAGGATTGGTGGGAGAGGGTTGTTCTGCTTGAATTTGACGATGAGGAGTGGAGGCAAAATTTTCGTATGTGCCGAAGGGCTTTCATGGATTTGTGCGAGATGGTACCCTACATGGAACCAGCAGACAACCCTGTGCGTCCACCCATACCTTTGGTTATGAGAGTGGCCATAGTGATATACAAACTGGGGAGTTGCTGCGAATATAGGGTCGTGGCGAACCAGTTTGGAGTGCACAAGGCCACTGTCATCAAATTTATGACCCTGTTTTGTAAGGGAATGGTGGAGTCGGGGGTAATGAACAAGTTCATTAAGGTGCCTTCAGTCGAAGAGGCGAGAAGAACAGCCAGGGAGTTTAAGGCAAAGTACCATCTGCCCCAAGTCATTGGCTGTATAGATGGGACGCACATCCCTATCCACCCACCAACAGATGGCTACCGAGACTTCGTTAACCGCAAAGGATGGCCATCCTATGTCCTCCAGGCGGTGGTGGACAACAGACATTG CTTTTGGAATATCAACTGCAAGATGCCAGGGAGTGCACATGACGCGAACGTCTTGAAACAGTCAACATTGTTCAAGAAGTCACATCAGCTGCCAAAGGTGGGTTCAATAAAGGCTACTAGTAGCTTACATGATGACAGATCATAG